A region of Tolypothrix sp. NIES-4075 DNA encodes the following proteins:
- a CDS encoding GAF domain-containing protein, protein MKAPLPDNEAQRIEALLQYKILDTPAEAVFDDLTRLASYICGTPIAKLSLIDANRQWFKSKVGIEALQTPRDIAFCTHAILEPDVFVVPDATSDERFATNPLVTSDPNIRFYAGVPLINPEGHALGTLCVIDHVPRELTSEQVEALRTLGRQVIKQLELRRNLASLVLTTNQSKQTRKLNNKFFKSIAGGFALASAILILIGVVSYQQTKIYIENNKKVINTEEKINKLSELLSQIKNAETGQRGYIITGDSAYLQPYKTALAKIDIAEMNNLTADNSIQQSKIDTLKFLITAKLNELQKTIYLRQNQGFDAALQVIRTNHKNNLMNYIHEMENEEKERLQQQLKVAKYSGEKTIFTLAIAICLSCLILAGIYYLIYREIIRRKLTEESLHKERNFISAVLDTVSALVIVLDSQGQIVRFNQACEQTTAYSFDEVRGRYFWNLFVLPEEVEPVKAVFQQLKNGEYLKEYENYWVTKNGTRRLIAWSNTILYDDQGAVEYIIGTGIDISDQKRVDRHLTAQHSTTRVLTDSLTIAEATPRILQAICESLEWDLGEIWMVDAEVNVLRCLDIWHKECIEFEEFKTVKQITFARGIGLPGLVWANNEPVWFTDIVDDAKFLRATIAQKAGLHGAFGFPIRSGNNILGVITCFNQLTQQPDPDLVQMMSSLGEQVGQFIERKQAKEELQRQNLRSQLFTDITLKIRQSLQIEEILQTTVTEVQKILQSDRVLIYQPLPNKTQAVVTEAVVSGLPTIKEQNIIDCYFRAEYLQQRNLQQYRQNKIQAIAQFDLIEVQQNNLELLQQFGVKANLVVPILIAEEICGLLIVHQCINSCSWSSFETELLRQIADQVGIALAQAQLLEAEIIQRQELELARRQAELASQAKSAFLANMSHEIRTPMNAVLGMTELLLGTPLTLEQLDFIETVRISGDTLLKLINEILDLSKLEAGEMTLETLDFNLSTCVEEVLDLLAPQADNKGLEIAALIYRHVPIHLKGDVNRLRQILMNLIGNAIKFTNTGEVIVRADVRSAVREAERSSGSSAFAERMLSLSFNKVIIYFKVTDTGLGITPEDQCKLFTPFTQVDASTTRKYGGTGLGLAICKQLVTLMGGQIGVESQLGKGSTFWFEIPFTVAVEPVSSVSDRKVKNRRILLIDDKGAGSREQGEFASSSSLSSPTPPLPSSSTPPVKSKLKILLAEDNLVNRKVALKLLQSLGYEADIAVNGKEVLQLLEKNPYDLILMDCQMPILDGLATTREIVSWQSASFINHCRPVIVAMTANAMKEDKQMCLDAGMDDYLSKPVLKEKLAAILEYWASVILTKQEIIVSDAVSLDLPIDWEHLHQLSENNAEFELELLQIFVEDIQPRLEAVKQAIEKNDFEKIAHEAHHLKGASANIGATAMHLAAETLEKLSQKFERRGIAKLILELDEFVNRIKLYLISK, encoded by the coding sequence ATGAAAGCACCACTACCTGATAACGAAGCACAAAGAATCGAAGCCCTTTTACAATATAAAATCCTTGACACTCCTGCGGAAGCTGTCTTTGATGACCTCACCCGTTTAGCTTCGTATATTTGTGGAACTCCCATCGCTAAGTTAAGTTTAATTGATGCTAACCGGCAGTGGTTTAAGTCTAAAGTCGGTATAGAAGCACTACAAACACCACGCGATATCGCATTCTGTACTCATGCTATTCTAGAACCCGACGTTTTTGTTGTGCCTGATGCTACATCTGACGAACGTTTCGCAACAAATCCATTAGTAACTTCTGACCCTAATATCCGCTTTTACGCTGGTGTTCCCCTAATTAATCCTGAGGGACACGCTTTAGGCACACTTTGCGTGATTGACCATGTACCGCGAGAACTTACTTCAGAACAGGTAGAAGCATTACGCACTCTAGGTCGCCAAGTAATCAAGCAACTGGAACTGCGGCGCAATTTAGCTTCTTTGGTACTAACAACTAATCAAAGCAAACAGACACGCAAGTTAAACAATAAATTCTTCAAAAGCATTGCTGGTGGTTTTGCGTTAGCATCGGCAATTTTAATTTTAATCGGCGTGGTTTCATATCAACAGACAAAAATTTATATTGAAAATAATAAGAAAGTAATAAACACTGAAGAAAAAATCAACAAATTGTCAGAACTACTTTCTCAGATTAAAAATGCTGAAACTGGACAACGCGGTTACATTATCACCGGAGACTCAGCTTATCTACAACCTTATAAAACAGCACTGGCAAAGATTGATATTGCAGAAATGAATAATTTAACAGCAGATAATTCTATTCAACAAAGTAAAATAGACACGCTAAAATTTCTGATAACAGCAAAGCTAAACGAACTCCAAAAAACTATATATTTGCGCCAAAATCAGGGATTTGATGCTGCATTGCAGGTAATTCGCACAAATCATAAAAACAACTTGATGAATTATATCCATGAGATGGAAAATGAGGAGAAAGAGCGACTTCAGCAGCAGTTAAAAGTAGCAAAATATAGCGGAGAGAAGACAATTTTTACATTAGCGATCGCTATTTGCCTCAGTTGTCTCATTCTCGCGGGAATCTACTACTTAATTTATCGTGAAATAATACGACGCAAGTTAACAGAAGAATCTCTGCACAAAGAACGCAACTTTATCTCAGCAGTTCTTGATACAGTCAGCGCTTTGGTAATAGTTCTCGACTCCCAAGGGCAAATTGTCCGCTTCAATCAAGCTTGTGAGCAAACAACTGCTTACTCATTCGATGAAGTCAGAGGTAGGTATTTTTGGAATTTGTTTGTACTTCCAGAAGAAGTGGAACCAGTCAAAGCAGTTTTTCAGCAGTTAAAAAATGGTGAATATTTAAAAGAGTATGAAAACTACTGGGTAACAAAAAATGGCACGCGACGCTTGATTGCCTGGTCGAATACCATCCTGTATGACGATCAAGGTGCAGTAGAATACATTATCGGCACTGGTATTGACATTAGCGATCAAAAGCGAGTTGATCGCCATTTAACCGCACAACATAGTACCACCCGCGTATTAACTGATTCTCTCACCATCGCTGAAGCCACTCCCCGAATTTTACAAGCGATTTGCGAAAGCTTGGAATGGGATTTGGGTGAAATTTGGATGGTGGACGCAGAAGTTAATGTTTTACGTTGTCTTGACATTTGGCATAAAGAATGCATCGAATTTGAAGAATTTAAAACAGTAAAGCAAATTACTTTTGCTAGAGGAATTGGATTACCTGGACTTGTTTGGGCTAATAATGAACCTGTTTGGTTTACTGATATCGTTGATGATGCGAAATTCCTCAGAGCAACAATTGCCCAGAAAGCAGGACTGCATGGAGCTTTTGGTTTTCCGATTCGCAGTGGTAATAACATTTTAGGTGTAATTACCTGCTTCAATCAGCTAACTCAGCAACCCGACCCAGATTTAGTGCAGATGATGAGTTCTCTTGGTGAGCAAGTCGGTCAATTTATCGAGCGCAAACAAGCAAAAGAGGAACTGCAACGCCAAAACTTGCGATCGCAACTATTTACTGATATTACTCTGAAAATTCGTCAATCTTTACAAATCGAAGAAATTCTTCAAACCACCGTCACCGAGGTGCAAAAAATTCTCCAGAGCGATCGAGTGTTGATTTATCAGCCTTTGCCTAACAAAACTCAAGCTGTGGTGACAGAAGCTGTAGTTTCTGGCTTACCGACAATTAAAGAGCAAAACATCATCGATTGCTACTTTCGTGCCGAATATTTACAGCAGCGCAATTTACAGCAATACCGTCAAAATAAGATTCAGGCGATCGCTCAATTCGATCTAATTGAAGTCCAACAAAATAATCTTGAATTACTGCAACAATTCGGAGTCAAAGCAAATTTAGTTGTACCCATTCTCATAGCCGAAGAAATTTGCGGTTTGCTAATTGTTCATCAATGCATTAATTCATGCTCTTGGTCTAGTTTTGAAACTGAACTTTTGCGGCAAATCGCTGACCAAGTAGGTATTGCTTTGGCTCAAGCTCAACTATTAGAAGCCGAAATTATTCAGCGGCAAGAATTAGAACTCGCTCGTCGCCAAGCCGAGTTAGCATCTCAAGCTAAAAGTGCCTTTTTAGCAAATATGAGTCATGAAATCCGCACCCCAATGAACGCCGTATTGGGAATGACTGAACTACTATTAGGAACTCCCCTCACTTTGGAACAACTAGATTTTATCGAAACAGTTCGCATTAGTGGAGACACGTTGTTGAAATTGATCAACGAAATTTTAGATTTATCCAAACTGGAAGCAGGGGAAATGACTTTAGAAACTTTAGATTTTAACTTGTCCACTTGTGTAGAAGAAGTGTTGGATTTATTAGCTCCTCAAGCTGATAATAAAGGATTAGAAATTGCGGCGTTAATTTATCGCCACGTCCCCATTCACCTGAAAGGAGATGTTAATCGTCTGCGGCAAATTCTCATGAATTTAATCGGTAACGCGATCAAGTTTACTAACACTGGAGAAGTGATCGTGCGGGCAGATGTGCGATCTGCCGTTCGCGAAGCAGAACGAAGTTCAGGCAGCAGCGCTTTTGCAGAGCGAATGCTATCGCTTTCCTTCAATAAAGTTATTATCTACTTTAAGGTTACAGATACCGGTCTTGGCATTACTCCAGAAGACCAATGCAAACTCTTTACACCATTTACGCAAGTTGATGCTTCTACCACCCGCAAGTATGGTGGCACCGGTTTGGGATTAGCCATTTGCAAACAACTTGTTACTTTGATGGGAGGACAAATTGGCGTAGAAAGTCAACTAGGGAAAGGTTCAACATTTTGGTTTGAAATTCCTTTTACTGTTGCAGTTGAACCTGTTTCTTCAGTAAGCGATCGCAAAGTCAAAAATCGGCGTATCTTACTAATAGATGACAAGGGGGCAGGGAGCAGGGAGCAGGGGGAGTTTGCCTCCTCGTCTTCCTTGTCTTCCCCCACTCCCCCACTCCCCTCCTCCTCCACTCCCCCTGTTAAATCCAAATTAAAAATTCTGCTGGCTGAGGATAATTTGGTAAATCGAAAAGTAGCTTTAAAGCTGCTTCAAAGCTTGGGATACGAAGCTGATATTGCTGTCAATGGCAAAGAAGTATTGCAGCTATTAGAAAAAAATCCTTACGACTTGATTTTGATGGATTGCCAAATGCCAATTCTTGATGGTTTGGCAACCACACGAGAAATTGTTAGTTGGCAAAGTGCTTCTTTTATTAATCATTGTCGTCCTGTAATAGTTGCGATGACTGCTAATGCCATGAAAGAAGATAAACAAATGTGTTTAGATGCTGGAATGGACGACTATCTGAGCAAACCAGTGTTGAAAGAAAAATTAGCAGCAATATTAGAGTATTGGGCAAGCGTGATACTCACAAAACAAGAAATAATTGTATCTGATGCGGTTTCACTCGACTTACCAATTGATTGGGAACACTTGCATCAACTCTCAGAAAACAACGCAGAATTTGAATTGGAATTATTGCAAATATTTGTTGAAGATATCCAGCCTCGTTTAGAAGCGGTAAAACAGGCGATCGAGAAAAATGATTTTGAAAAAATCGCTCACGAAGCTCATCACCTCAAAGGTGCTAGTGCCAACATCGGTGCTACAGCCATGCATTTAGCCGCAGAAACATTAGAAAAACTGTCTCAAAAATTCGAGCGTAGAGGTATTGCCAAATTAATTTTAGAATTAGATGAATTTGTCAACCGTATTAAACTTTATTTAATTAGTAAATAG
- the glmS gene encoding glutamine--fructose-6-phosphate transaminase (isomerizing) has product MCGIVGYIGTQAATEILLSGLEKLEYRGYDSAGIATIWEGEVNCVRAKGKLHNLRSKLEAVEAPAQIGIGHTRWATHGKPEEYNAHPHMDTAMRVAVVQNGIIENYRELRQDLKQKGYVFRSETDTEVIPHLIAEFLKNPPPCTDAINRVSTPPLSPSAFFEAVRQAVNKLEGAFAIACVCADFPDELIAIRQQAPLVIGFGQGEFFCASDTPAIVSHTRAVLTLENGEMARLTPLGVEIYNFAGDRLKKQPRLLNLSPMIIEKQGFKHFMLKEIYEQPGVVRACLEAYFTNDASSPINLSLPAKFYDDLEQIQILACGTSWHAALIGKYLIEQLAGIPTQVQYASEFRYAPSPLTANTLTIGVTQSGETADTLAALAMEKERRSKRELKYKPRLLGITNRPESTLGEMVSQIIDIHGGLEIGVAATKTFIAQLMAFYALALDLAYRRQTISPDKLEEIITSLRQIPKEIEATLERQENLIEQLAHDFAETTDFIFIGRGINFPIALEGALKLKEISYIHAEGYPAGEMKHGPIALLDAKVPVVAIAMPGNVYEKVLSNAQEAKARDSRLIGVTPVNDGEAAEIFNDLLPVSNVDELLSPILTVIPLQLLAYHIAARRGLDVDQPRNLAKSVTVE; this is encoded by the coding sequence ATGTGCGGCATTGTAGGTTATATCGGCACTCAAGCAGCGACAGAAATTTTGCTCTCTGGGCTGGAAAAACTAGAGTATAGGGGTTACGATTCCGCCGGAATCGCCACTATTTGGGAAGGTGAGGTTAATTGCGTTCGCGCTAAAGGCAAACTGCATAATCTACGTTCCAAACTAGAAGCCGTGGAAGCCCCGGCACAAATTGGTATTGGTCACACTCGCTGGGCGACTCATGGGAAGCCAGAAGAGTATAATGCTCATCCACACATGGATACAGCAATGCGGGTGGCGGTGGTGCAAAATGGCATTATTGAAAACTACCGGGAGTTACGCCAGGATCTCAAACAAAAAGGCTATGTATTTCGTTCAGAAACGGATACAGAAGTAATTCCCCACTTAATCGCCGAATTCTTAAAAAACCCCCCCCCTTGTACAGACGCGATTAATCGCGTCTCTACTCCCCCCCTTTCCCCCTCTGCCTTTTTCGAGGCAGTGCGTCAAGCTGTGAATAAATTAGAGGGGGCATTTGCGATCGCTTGCGTTTGTGCTGACTTTCCCGATGAACTGATTGCTATCCGACAACAAGCACCGCTGGTAATTGGTTTTGGTCAAGGCGAATTTTTCTGCGCTTCGGATACGCCGGCGATCGTTTCTCATACCCGTGCGGTGCTAACCCTGGAAAATGGCGAAATGGCACGGTTGACACCATTAGGGGTGGAAATATATAACTTTGCCGGTGACAGGTTGAAAAAACAACCGCGCTTGCTCAACTTGAGTCCCATGATCATAGAAAAACAGGGATTCAAGCACTTCATGCTCAAGGAAATCTACGAGCAACCCGGAGTAGTTAGGGCTTGTTTAGAAGCTTACTTTACAAATGATGCGTCTTCGCCGATTAATTTAAGCTTACCAGCAAAATTTTACGATGATTTAGAGCAAATTCAAATCTTGGCTTGCGGTACTAGTTGGCACGCAGCATTAATCGGTAAATACTTAATTGAACAATTGGCAGGAATTCCTACACAGGTGCAATACGCTTCTGAGTTTCGCTATGCACCATCACCTTTGACAGCAAATACTCTCACAATTGGCGTAACTCAATCTGGCGAAACTGCTGATACACTAGCAGCTTTGGCGATGGAAAAAGAACGCCGCAGCAAAAGAGAACTCAAGTATAAACCGCGACTGCTGGGAATTACCAATCGTCCAGAAAGCACCTTGGGTGAAATGGTATCTCAGATTATCGATATTCATGGTGGACTAGAAATTGGGGTAGCGGCAACAAAAACTTTTATCGCTCAACTGATGGCATTTTATGCTTTAGCCTTAGATTTAGCTTATCGTCGTCAAACAATTTCTCCCGACAAATTAGAGGAAATTATTACCTCTTTGCGACAGATTCCGAAAGAAATTGAAGCAACTTTGGAAAGACAAGAAAATTTAATTGAACAGTTAGCGCACGACTTTGCAGAAACCACAGATTTTATCTTTATTGGTAGGGGAATTAACTTCCCGATCGCTTTAGAAGGAGCGTTGAAATTAAAAGAAATCAGCTACATTCATGCTGAGGGGTATCCCGCTGGAGAAATGAAACACGGTCCGATCGCTCTATTAGATGCGAAAGTACCAGTAGTAGCGATCGCTATGCCTGGTAATGTTTACGAAAAGGTGCTTTCTAACGCTCAAGAAGCAAAAGCCAGAGATTCGCGCTTAATCGGTGTAACTCCTGTCAACGATGGTGAAGCTGCGGAAATTTTTAACGATTTGCTCCCCGTCTCCAACGTGGATGAATTACTTTCGCCAATCCTAACTGTAATTCCCTTGCAATTATTGGCTTATCACATCGCAGCGCGGCGCGGTTTAGATGTCGATCAACCGAGAAATTTAGCCAAGTCGGTAACAGTAGAATAA
- the psaC gene encoding photosystem I iron-sulfur center protein PsaC — protein MSHTVKIYDTCIGCTQCVRACPTDVLEMVPWDGCKAQQIASSPRTEDCVGCKRCETACPTDFLSIRVYLSNAETTRSMGLAY, from the coding sequence ATGTCTCATACCGTAAAAATCTACGATACCTGCATTGGTTGCACCCAATGCGTCCGCGCTTGCCCTACAGACGTGCTGGAGATGGTTCCTTGGGATGGCTGCAAAGCCCAACAAATTGCCTCTTCACCCCGCACAGAAGACTGCGTAGGTTGCAAGCGGTGTGAAACTGCTTGCCCCACTGACTTTTTGAGCATCCGGGTTTACCTGTCAAATGCCGAAACCACTCGCAGTATGGGTCTGGCTTACTAA
- a CDS encoding Hsp20/alpha crystallin family protein, whose product MAIIRWQPFSEMQTLHRQMNQIFDEMLTQKRDAITWKPAAELEDTDNNLILRLSIPGVEAKDLNIRVTQQVVAISGEKHHENQAENGSSFRSEFRYGKFQRVIPLPVAIENNKVQAEFKDGILTLTLPKVIEARNQVVKINLADNTAQTANRS is encoded by the coding sequence ATGGCAATCATTCGTTGGCAACCTTTCTCAGAAATGCAAACTTTACACCGTCAAATGAATCAAATTTTTGATGAAATGTTAACCCAAAAGCGCGATGCTATTACTTGGAAGCCTGCGGCTGAACTGGAAGATACAGATAATAACCTGATTTTGCGCTTATCAATTCCCGGTGTGGAAGCTAAAGATTTAAATATCCGGGTAACACAGCAAGTAGTGGCTATTTCCGGCGAAAAGCATCACGAAAATCAAGCTGAAAATGGTAGTTCCTTCCGTTCTGAATTCCGCTATGGTAAGTTCCAGCGAGTAATTCCTCTACCAGTTGCGATTGAAAATAACAAGGTGCAAGCTGAATTCAAAGATGGTATTTTGACGCTGACACTGCCCAAAGTAATTGAAGCACGTAACCAAGTTGTGAAAATTAATTTAGCAGATAATACTGCTCAAACAGCAAATCGAAGCTAA
- a CDS encoding HhoA/HhoB/HtrA family serine endopeptidase, translating into MRFSQIPRSIRQLSTHVLAIFLGVLLTVSTLQVLPSQAEPAPNQKSEDSSLQLIAQRQSPASAAIGSSSFVTAAVKRVGSAVVRIDIERTITRRVDPMFDDPFFRRFFGDSLPQRPPSEQLRGLGSGFIIDKSGLVLTNAHVVDKADKVTVRLKDGRSFEGKVQGADEVTDLAVVKINAGGNLPTAPLGSSANVQVGDWAIAVGNPLGFDNTVTLGIVSTLRRSSAQVGIPDKRLEFIQTDAAINPGNSGGPLLNDRGEVIGINTAIRADAMGIGFAIPIDKAKAIALQLERGGKVAHPYLGVQMLTLTADAARQNNNDPNSPMKIAEVNGVLVMRVLPNSPAAAAGMRLGDVIVQIDGQSVTTAEQLQNIVEDSRLGQTLQVKVQRGNQTQLLSVRTAELQNASS; encoded by the coding sequence ATGCGATTTTCCCAAATACCCAGGTCTATACGCCAACTTAGTACCCATGTGTTAGCGATATTTCTAGGAGTTTTGCTAACTGTTAGTACCCTGCAAGTGTTACCCTCCCAAGCGGAACCTGCACCAAATCAGAAGAGTGAAGATTCTTCATTACAATTAATTGCTCAAAGACAATCACCAGCGAGTGCTGCGATCGGTAGTAGTAGTTTTGTTACAGCTGCGGTGAAGCGTGTGGGATCGGCAGTTGTCAGAATTGATATTGAGCGCACAATTACTCGTCGCGTAGATCCGATGTTTGACGATCCGTTTTTTCGCAGGTTTTTCGGTGACAGTTTACCCCAAAGGCCGCCTTCGGAACAATTACGCGGTTTAGGATCTGGTTTCATTATTGACAAGAGTGGCTTGGTTCTTACGAATGCTCACGTAGTCGATAAAGCTGATAAAGTAACAGTCCGCCTCAAAGATGGACGCAGCTTTGAAGGAAAAGTCCAAGGTGCTGACGAAGTGACAGATTTAGCAGTGGTCAAAATTAATGCTGGTGGAAATTTACCAACTGCGCCCTTGGGTTCTTCAGCTAATGTACAAGTGGGAGACTGGGCGATCGCTGTCGGTAATCCTTTAGGATTCGATAATACCGTGACTTTGGGAATTGTCAGCACCCTGAGACGTTCCAGCGCTCAAGTAGGAATTCCCGACAAACGCCTAGAATTTATTCAAACTGATGCAGCAATTAACCCTGGTAACTCCGGGGGACCGTTGTTAAATGACCGAGGTGAGGTAATTGGAATCAATACAGCAATTCGTGCTGACGCAATGGGGATTGGATTTGCAATTCCCATAGATAAAGCAAAAGCGATCGCCTTGCAACTCGAACGTGGCGGAAAAGTTGCTCACCCCTATTTAGGTGTGCAAATGCTAACTTTAACTGCTGATGCTGCAAGACAAAATAACAACGATCCCAACTCACCGATGAAAATAGCCGAAGTTAATGGTGTTTTGGTGATGCGAGTTTTACCCAATTCTCCTGCTGCTGCTGCGGGGATGCGTCTGGGTGATGTGATTGTGCAAATTGATGGACAATCGGTCACGACAGCCGAACAGCTACAAAATATTGTGGAAGATAGTCGTCTCGGTCAGACTTTACAGGTAAAAGTGCAACGGGGGAACCAGACACAGCTGCTATCTGTACGCACGGCTGAGTTGCAAAATGCATCTTCATAG
- a CDS encoding dioxygenase family protein has product MRNITLENITQAVIQHGDKGKTDARLYEIYSSLIRHLHAFVQEVNLTEQELSFLRDFLIRADRYTEEIPNGEIHMLLDLLGISELVVLLHNKSSTATESNLEGPVYVADAPERNMGDRLGIDRDGNTLFLSGRVLDLNNKPIANALLDVWQSNSKGLYDVHDASQAKGNFRGRFRTNSDGSYFIETVVPIGYTIPSSGPCGEMLQLLGRHTQRAAHIHFKLSAAGYIPLTTQIHIDGDPHLDSDTTFAVRSAIIKLQKHETLDKLNAYNQSKPFYTAEFDFVLQPTDQQTDAA; this is encoded by the coding sequence ATGAGAAACATTACTCTGGAAAATATCACTCAAGCCGTGATTCAGCACGGTGATAAAGGCAAGACTGATGCACGCCTTTATGAGATTTATAGCAGCCTTATTCGACATCTGCACGCCTTCGTGCAGGAGGTAAATCTGACGGAACAAGAGTTATCGTTCTTGCGCGATTTTCTCATTCGGGCAGATCGCTACACAGAAGAGATACCGAATGGGGAAATTCATATGCTGCTCGACTTGCTGGGAATCTCAGAGCTAGTGGTTCTATTGCATAACAAGAGTAGCACAGCTACAGAAAGTAATCTAGAGGGTCCTGTCTATGTAGCGGATGCACCAGAGCGCAACATGGGCGATCGCCTCGGAATTGATCGCGACGGCAATACGCTGTTCCTATCAGGACGCGTCTTAGACCTGAACAACAAACCAATTGCCAATGCGCTTCTTGATGTCTGGCAGTCAAATTCAAAGGGACTTTATGACGTTCATGATGCATCTCAGGCAAAGGGTAACTTCCGAGGTCGTTTCAGAACCAATTCGGACGGCTCCTACTTTATTGAAACGGTTGTGCCAATAGGGTACACTATCCCATCAAGCGGACCGTGCGGTGAAATGTTGCAGCTTTTGGGACGACATACCCAGCGAGCAGCCCATATCCATTTTAAGTTGAGTGCTGCTGGCTATATACCCCTGACTACACAAATTCATATTGATGGAGATCCGCACCTAGATTCAGATACAACGTTCGCGGTCAGATCTGCCATCATTAAGCTGCAAAAACATGAGACACTCGACAAACTCAACGCATACAATCAAAGCAAACCTTTCTATACAGCCGAGTTCGACTTTGTGCTACAACCGACCGACCAACAGACAGATGCGGCTTAG
- a CDS encoding metal-sensing transcriptional repressor — MNGLNRFAEESLSITPAEHSQNDIDDSHTDRTHGHGQSAHPHVHSEESLRRIVNRLSRIEGHVRGIKTMVQQNSPCPDVLLQIAAVRGAIDKVARIVLDEHLNECIGRACKEGNIEVEIQQLKAALDRFLP, encoded by the coding sequence ATGAATGGATTAAACCGATTTGCTGAAGAATCCTTGTCCATAACACCAGCAGAACATTCCCAAAACGATATAGACGACAGCCACACAGATCGTACTCATGGGCATGGACAGTCGGCTCATCCACACGTCCATAGCGAAGAGTCATTGCGGCGAATTGTTAATCGGCTGTCGCGTATAGAAGGACACGTTCGTGGCATCAAAACAATGGTGCAACAAAATAGTCCTTGTCCTGATGTTTTATTGCAAATTGCCGCCGTTAGAGGTGCAATAGATAAAGTGGCGCGAATTGTTCTCGATGAACATTTAAATGAGTGTATTGGTAGAGCCTGCAAAGAAGGCAATATTGAAGTTGAAATTCAACAACTCAAAGCTGCTTTGGATCGGTTTTTGCCTTAG
- a CDS encoding DUF6888 family protein: protein MEPTIEQLRAFYTRCVRASNMFQPINVVRLDERTKRIYVLIGDTIQIEIYPNGEVTFP, encoded by the coding sequence ATGGAACCAACAATAGAACAGTTGAGAGCATTTTACACTAGATGTGTCAGAGCAAGTAATATGTTTCAACCTATCAACGTTGTGCGACTGGACGAAAGAACGAAGCGCATATACGTTTTAATTGGGGACACAATACAAATAGAGATATATCCAAATGGTGAGGTTACATTTCCATGA
- a CDS encoding DUF6887 family protein: MTKPDYQVMSDDELRDWVRYHPQDTEAFHILMDRLDQRPKVITRTLEEFETELQRRISQAS; this comes from the coding sequence ATGACTAAACCTGATTATCAAGTTATGTCAGATGATGAATTAAGAGATTGGGTCAGATATCACCCACAGGACACCGAGGCATTCCATATTTTAATGGATAGGTTAGACCAGCGACCAAAAGTCATCACTCGCACATTGGAGGAATTTGAAACCGAGTTACAACGGCGTATTAGTCAAGCTAGTTGA
- the menH gene encoding 2-succinyl-6-hydroxy-2,4-cyclohexadiene-1-carboxylate synthase, translating into MSLENYQFHYSFTGDSQKSLILFLHGFMGNCHEFDETIKLLSDDFYCLTIDLPGHGKTQVFGSDDCYTMANTTQALINLLDKLKIAECFLVGYSMGGRLALYLNLHFSQRFPKVIVESASPGLITEVERLERVKSDEQIARKLTRCVEESDFRAFLLNWYNQPIFGYIKNHPEFEGMIESRLQNNPLELAKSLRFMGTGCQPCLWEKLEENTNPLLLLVGEYDEKFLVINRKMVNICEFSQLKIISNSGHNIHFENTFAFVQNLRKFLSLNKP; encoded by the coding sequence ATGTCCCTGGAAAATTACCAATTTCACTATTCTTTCACGGGCGATTCCCAGAAATCGCTAATCCTTTTTTTACATGGATTCATGGGTAATTGTCATGAGTTTGATGAAACAATAAAATTACTATCTGATGATTTTTATTGTCTGACAATTGACCTTCCCGGACATGGAAAAACTCAAGTTTTTGGTAGCGATGATTGTTATACAATGGCAAACACGACACAAGCATTAATCAACTTACTAGATAAGCTAAAAATTGCTGAGTGCTTTTTAGTTGGTTATTCAATGGGTGGAAGATTGGCTTTATACCTCAATTTGCATTTTTCTCAACGTTTTCCTAAAGTTATCGTAGAATCAGCTTCTCCTGGTTTAATAACAGAAGTTGAACGATTAGAGCGAGTTAAGTCTGATGAACAAATAGCGAGAAAATTAACAAGATGTGTTGAAGAAAGTGATTTTAGAGCTTTTCTATTAAATTGGTACAATCAGCCGATTTTTGGTTATATAAAAAATCATCCTGAGTTTGAGGGCATGATAGAAAGTCGGTTGCAGAATAATCCTTTAGAATTGGCTAAATCATTGCGGTTTATGGGTACTGGATGTCAACCTTGTTTGTGGGAAAAACTCGAAGAGAATACAAACCCCTTGCTGTTATTAGTTGGGGAGTACGATGAAAAATTTTTAGTTATTAATAGAAAAATGGTTAATATATGTGAATTTAGCCAGTTAAAAATAATTAGTAATTCGGGGCATAATATACATTTTGAAAATACTTTTGCTTTTGTGCAAAATCTCAGGAAGTTTTTAAGTTTGAATAAGCCTTGA